Sequence from the Onthophagus taurus isolate NC unplaced genomic scaffold, IU_Otau_3.0 ScKx7SY_15, whole genome shotgun sequence genome:
TGTAAAGAAGTGATTTATGCCTCagattgaagaaaaaaatcttcctctttaagatgatgtatccCTCAATTGGTTTTATACAACATTCTTGgagatatcattaaaaattggaagtttaaaatttgacgtttctaataaatttatgtaaattatcgcaaacttaaaaaaatcattctaaaCTTATTTCTTGGTATAAAGAAGTGATTTATGCCTCAGATTCAAGATAAAATCtttctctttaagatgatgtatccCTCATTTGGTTTTATATACCATTCTTCgagatatcattaaaaattgcaagctgaaattttgacgtttctaataaatttatgtaaattaacgtaaacttaaaaaaatcattctaaacttatttcttggtataaagaagtgatttatgtctcagattaaatataaaatcttcctctttaagatgatgtatcccttatttggttttatataacattcttggagatatcattaaaaattggaagcttaaattttgacgtttctaataaattcatctaaattaaggtaaacttaaaaaatcattctaaacttatttcttggtataaagaagtgatttatgtctcaaattaaagacaaaatcttcctctttaagatgatgtatctCTCATTtggttttatataatattcttggagatatcattaaaaattggaagcttaaattttgacgtttttaaaaaatttatgtatgtaaattaaggtaaatttaaaaaaatcattccaaACTTATTTCTTGGTGTAAAGAAGTGATTTATGTCTCAGATTAAAGACAAaatcttcctctttaagatgatgtactATACCTCATTTGGTTTTATATAACATTCTTGgagatatcattaaaaattgcaagcttaaattttgacgtttctaataaattcatctaaattaccgcaaattttaaaaaatcgttctaGACTTACTTCTTAGCATAAAGATAAAATCTTTCTCTTTAAGATGGTGTATCCCTCATTTAGTTTTATATAACATTCTTGGAGATATCATCGTAtcttaaattttgacgtttctaataaattatgaaattaacttaaacaaatcattttgaacttattttttgttataaataagtggTTTATATCTTAgcttaaagctaaaagttcCCTCTTTTTAGagatatcatttaaaaattggaagtaatcaataaataacaaGTAATAGATACCTTTATTACACCTTCTTAAgcacatttatatttatattacacTTAAATATAGATTCTCacaaaattacatttatacaatcaatatttatttcattttttataaagcaatactaaaaaaatattaaaaaaaaattacttttatctTTGAGTGTTTCAAAATGGAATTATTactgtaataattaaacatttactTCTTCAATATTCTATTCATATCCTTATTTTGCATTTGAATCGTAACATCAGCTTTATCAGTTTTCGTTGCAATTGTATCAATCAACTCATTTTGATTATCAATTTCAAAGGATAAATTAGTCGCCAATCCTTTTAATCTTGATAAAGAAGTGGACATTTCTTGTAAGTTTGCATCCAACTTAGCGCTAATATTTTTACTCCCCGATGCTTGAGTTTGACCCCCACCTTCCGTTTGATGAAGCCTTGTACTTGGGTGATTCTCATATCGATCATAATTCCCCAAAGTCTCCTTCAACGGTGAATCTACATCCTTGGATTCACCTCGTTGTAGATTTGGGGAGGATTCACTTTTTCCTGacataaaattctttaaactACTAAAAACGGATTTGATCCCGTTTATATGTTTTTGGGAAAACCTCAAAGTCGCATTGATTTCATCTAAACGCTTATCGGTACGTTCTAATTGCTCCCGTTGTCTTGCTAATTCTTCTGCTGTTGCAATCCCAATCTGCTCGGAATCCCTTAATATCCCTATACTACGTTCGGTGCTTGTTATAGTTCGATTCTCTATATCGCGACGATTCTCTTGGAGTTTCTTCAATTCGTCGTCGAATGAACCTTGGGGgtgtcgagaattttttagGAAGGTTTCGTCGTCGATTTCGTCGTCTTCTTCGAAAGGATTTGTTGATTTTGAATTGTAACGAGacatttttctaatttaatttgttttaaatcgcTTTTAAACCGTAATTATAACAAGGAACAAAGATTAACAATGAATtagattttgaggttattagAAACGTCAAAAGTTTGTGGCGACATCTTTTGAGAGGAAtaattttggttaaaatataattaattttataacaaatatttattaaattaatttattaaatcgatttataatcaacaaaatcatcgaatcaattattatttgatgattttatgaataaatattaaaaaaaaatttgattcacAGCGACATCTAttgagttaattaaaataattattattaattgttaataataattaattaattaaatctaatcTAAAACAAAcagttaaaacttaatattcgTTATTTCTAAAGCAATTTcatttaacctcaataacaaaaaattaacctCTTCAAATTGGGCATCAAGCGtagatttacaaaaatttttattcattatttgaTTAAGAGGTAAATCTTTAACTTCACTTTGTGATAATTCATAATAATCCTCAAAACAATCATAGTCCTTTAAAGTTTCTTGCAAACTACAATTATGAGACTCttccaaatcatatttttcaAGATGATCACTTTTTCCccaaataaaattctttaaaccACTAAAAACCGATTTAATCATCTTAATAGGGGCTCGATGGGTTGCTGCAGTTGGTTTTATTTCCTCCAAACGTTTATCAATTTGTGCTAATTGTTCTTGTTCTCTTGCTATTTCTTCCAAAGTATTTATTCCCATCTCATTGGACTCCCTTATTAAGTCAATGGTACGTCTCATGGTTGCTTCAATTCGATTTTGGACGTGATGGCGAGTTTCTTCaagaagtttaattttatactcaTTAGAATCTTGCAAATCGGAGTTAAATAGATCAACATCTTCGAAACTTTCCTCGAAAGAATATTTCCATTTTAATTTAGGtgacatatttttaaacgtttttatttcttaataatactggatgtaataaaaattttaattgtaataaaaaaattgatttttgaggttaaattattttaattttatatttttcggtTGGCATTTCTGATTGTCACTGTCACTAAACGTCATCTAACATAACCTCTTTTATTGTTTATCTTGTTTATTATtgtgtttattattacaaatcatttataaatcaagattatttttatgaGGCTCCCAAAGAAATGgtttcaatattaatgttaaatttttgttaattgtgCCGAATACTAGCTATATCCAAGgttctatgtttttatttatacagtgtatttcacttaagaagcaatatacaaaaatataaaataaaattaaaaaatattaaaatataaagcgaaatattaagggttataattttattattgttaggttatccaacttgactcggttaccatggtgattaagatccaaatattgcagttgcttgtcaaaattgaaattgaatttaagtttatttaaggaaaaagtcttatttaattggtttaaaaggctgtgtttaattcaaaattggtttatctagGGTATGttataaacaaggtaagtggattaaatcaaaaaaagatatttttaattaggttagaattgataaaaaaatcggaataaaattttattattttaaggttatccaacttgactcggttaccatggtgattaaaatccaaatattgcagttgcttgtcaaaattgacgttgaatttaagttttttttaatgaaaaacacataattaattggatttaaaggttGTACTTGATTCAAAATGGggaaatggatgaaattataagtAAGGTAAGTggactaaataaaaaaaaataatttttagatcaattaaaatgtacaagaaGTTAggattaaataacaattagaactagaactaacactagacctatatagaactagaaagttttaggtttagccggGCGTCTTAGACAAGTcgttaaaaaaactttcagttgtcagtatcaactttaattttattattatattcgtaattttcataaaataacctttaaagtgagtccaaacttgacgcatttatctcaaaaaaccaaaaagttcgaacttccaagttttaattttgacatatttgtcaagttcataaaaaatcctttaaaatgagtccaaactcgacatatctaactttaatattaatggaaatacaatcacttccggtttgaaacgtcaacgtcaattttgacatatttgtcatcttcattaaaaaacctttaaaatgaatccaaacatgacgcacttatctcaaaaatcaaaaaagttagaataaaaaacattaaacccgaaatTAGCAACAATGCAgatagtaatttaatttttaaatattaataccaaccttaattttttatttttttattatgtttttgtgacaaatattaagacattttataaaaattatgaatatgtcaaaatgacattgacatttcaaaccggaagttgcttatatctcgattaatattggaattaaacgtatcatgtttgggctcagtttaaaagatttttgacgacaattacaaatatgtcaaaattgacgtttgttACCGAAAgatgaccataacttcattaatattgaagataaatatatcgtgtttgtacttattttaaaggatttttaatgaagattacaaatatgtcaaaattgaggttgacattttaaatctgaagttagttatcatataatagacaaatgaacaacttcatggtgttttttcatgatgtattctttattaaaaaaaacattaaaatgagtCCGAACATGATGTTgttagatatcactatgttgtatatttttattgcactaaaactagaactaacactagacctagaactagaaaggttctagaatttttctagttctaggtctagtgttaattgtTACTAAGCGTTAAATTGTTGTCTATTTTTACTgaaatagaactaacattagacctagaactagaatcattcgggtttagccgcacgtctttcaagactgctaaacccgaatgattctagttttaggtcatgtgttagttctaatgatagtgctagagcaaaactagaactaacactagacctagaactagaaacattcgggtttagccgtacctctctaaagactgctaaacccgattgattctagttctatatcTAGTGTTAGCTAtagttttaaatctttatttcttGAGTTTAATAACACTTGTTTagtgtttaaataattattaatacaaatattattattatacattagTCAACGTCAGTTTGTtggagttggataaccttataacTAATACTCGACGGACCTTGGCTATATCTTCTCTTTCTAGGTAGTAGGATATATCAATTCCATTCCAGATATCCCATTTCCCTAATTCTAAGAATACAAAGTCTCTTATAGCGAGATTTACCTTTAAACCGCCGAggttctttaaaataattaacatattGATTATCTAAAACTGTTTACAAACATCATGTGCCctaaattttgatatcaatCATTATTTACAAGTATTGGATCAAATCTCTGAAAATCACTgccaaatataattatttttattgagttaTTTCCTTTTTAGATAACGGTTTTATCGCTTATCATTAATACAATTTGGGgattttttagtaatcttTTACATTGAAGTGGTGAATCACTCTTTTTCATCTCCTTACCAGTTATTTTGTGTAAATATATACAGATTCTACAAATTGTgttcaaaaatgttctttacttatttctaaaacatatttaataagCGATTATATCCTATCGATCAGTTATACCAACCTAGATTAGTTGCAAAATGAATACTTGTAAAATTgagtttttaacataaaaattggagatgtctcaagaatgaaaagaGATGGGACAAAGTgattaatgtaaaaaatgttatttattaatgtcaaaaatgtatttcataATCGATTATCCCATAGATCAGttataccaacctaaattagGTGAAAAATGAATCTTTGTAAAATTgagtttttgacataaaaattggaaatgtctcaagaatgaaaagaGATGGGACAAAGTGATTAATATAAgaaatgttctttattaatgtcaaaaatgtatttcataATCGATTATATCCCATCGATCAGttataccaacctaaattagttgaaaaattgccttttttgacataaaaattggaGTTGTCTTAAGAATGAAAGGAGATGGGACAAAgtgattaatataaaaaatgttgtttattaatgTCAAAATGTATTTCATAATCGATTATATCCCATAGATTAGttataccaacctaaattagtagaaaaataaatatttgaaaaattgtatttttttgacataaaaattggaGTTGTCTTAAGAACGAAAAGAGATGGGACAAAGTGATtcagataaaaaatgttctttattgaTCTCAAAAACATGTTTTATAAACGATTATATCCCATCGATCAGTTATACCAACCTAGATTAGTTGCAAAATGAATACTTGTAAAATTgagtttttgacataaaaattggagatgtctcaagaatgaaaagaGATGGGACAAAatgattaatataaaaaatgttctttatttatgtcaaaaatgtattttataaacGATTATATCCCGTCGATATTGCTTACGGTTACAGTCTTcgcttttattgaaaaattgagGAATCGCCAAAACGCTCGAAAAGGAGCCcagaatcattaaaaaaattgtcaccTTCATTTTGGATTGTTCATGAATTcattaagaattaatttttttgttgaggcATTTATAGGATTTTTTTGGGTGTGTCTTTTTCGTTATGAATtgataaagtataaaaataattctttaatctTAACATGTTGTGCATCAATCAGAGATTATTGAACACTTGAACTTGAACTTTGATTTTTTATCAGTAAATCGAGATTAAagacacatttttcttttgaatcattttaagataatcatttattattttattaatcactCTCTACacttaacctaaaattaataaaaattttagattatttaaattatcgcTTTGAACGGATTATTAAGAGTtaggaaacgatttatatcttaaattaaagctgaaattttcctctttaagatggtgtgtaatattaaatatcattgattataaaaatgatgagtaaaaaattaaaacctaaaatgccaaattttaacttagcttcaaattaataaaaatttaagattttttaaatcatcgcCTTGAGCGGATTATTAAGAGTtaggaaacgatttatatcttaaataaaagcTGAAATCTTGCTCTTTAAGATGGtgtgtaatattaaatatcattgattataaaaatgttgagtaaagaattcaaaactaaaatgccaatttttaaatgaacttgaaattaatcaaaatttaagatttttaaaatcattgcCTTGACCGGATTATTAAGAGTtaggaaacgatttatatcttaaattaaagctgaaatcttcctctttaagatggcgtgtaatattaaatatgatcgattataaaaatgataagtaaaaaattaaaaactaaaattccaatttttaaattaacctaaaattaatataaattgaaGATTTTTCAAATCATCGTCTTGACCGGATTTTTAGGAGttatgaaacgatttatatcttaaattaaagctgaaatcttcctctttaagatggtgcgtaatattaaatatcattgattataaaaatgatgaataaaaaattaaaatctaaaatgccaaattttaacttagcttaaaatcaataaaaatttaagattttttaaatcattgcCTTGAGCGGATTATTAAGAGTtaggaaacgatttatatcttaaataaaagcTGAAATCTTGCTCTTTAAGATGGtgtgtaatattaaatatcattgattataaaaatgttgagtaaataattaaaaactaaaatgccaatttttaacttaacctgaaattaataaaaatgttagatattttaaatcatcgCCTTGACCGGATTGTTAAGAGTtaggaaacgatttatatcttaaataataGCTGAaatcttcctctttaagatggtgtgtaatattaaatatcattgattataaaaatgttgagtaaaaaattaaaaactaaaatgctaatttttaacttgacataaaattaataaaaattgaagattttttaaattatcaccTTGACCGGATTATTAAGAGTtacgaaacgatttatatcttaaattaaagctgaaatctTCCTCTATAAGATGGTGTGTAATATTAAATGtcattgattataaaaatgttgagtaaaaaattaaaaactaaaattccaatttttaaattaacctaaaattaatataaattgaaGATTTTTCAAATCATGGTCTTGACCGGATTATTAAGAGTtaggaaacgatttatatcttaaataaaagctgaaatcttcctctttaagatggtgTGTAATATGAAGTATCATtgagtataaaaatgttgagtaaaacattaaaaactaaaatgccaatttttaacttaacctgaaattaataaaaatgttagatattttaaatcatcgCCTTGACCGGATTATTAAGAGTtaggaaacgatttatatcttaaattaaagctgaaatcttcctctttaagatggtgTGTAATATGAATTATCAtcgattataaaaatgttaataataatctttattatgCTAATAATCCGAAGGCATACATTCgtcaatataaaatttacaagcaaggcgaaaaatataataaaatataatatataaaatattacacgTAACATTTACATAAAAGCAAATACACAGTCATAACAATCCATGTCAGAACAGTAGTGACAGGGAAAGAAAGTTAATCTGTTCGTATACTAAACACATTCAAAGGCCTGTATATCATTCGACAATTCTTCAATAGAGTAACATGCTTTACGCAATAAAACATCCTTAATCCTAGttagaaaaactttaaatgttaaattccTGTAACTACTAGGGCCCTTACAGACGGACGTTTATGCCCGCGTTGATGTTTGCACATCCAAAAACGTGCATACAAAAACGTATGCTAGGTCAGCGTACAGACGTTCTGATTTCCTAAAGCCCTATGGGCAGAAAGATCTTAATcatgacaaaaaaatttttaattaccgATTGGCACGGGCACGaggtaaaattgaaaatacattTGGCATATTAGCAGCACGATTTCAAATCTTTTACACTCCTATCCGGTTACGCTTAGAATCAATAGACAAAGTGGTACTGGCTTGCTGTGTacttcataattttttaaaacgaagCTGCCCTAACATATATACACCACCTGATTCTGATTTCGAAAAAGTAAGTTTGCAATCAGGTCTGAGAGCTAATCCAAGTCACCTTGCTCACCTGCAACGTAGCCATGGTGGGAACTTTGGCAGTGAAGCAGAGCAAGTGCGACAATTATTTATGCAGTATTTTAATGAAGAAGGAGCTGTATCGTGGCAACCTTCTTATTTTCCCTACGAAAACCTCCTCTAAGactatttattttagtaataacTGAAGCTTTGGTCGCGTTTGGCTGAACAATCTGCAGCTTCTTGATCAGCATTTTGTAGGCGtcgcttttttttttattcaaatatgcTTTGGTTTTTATATGCCATAGACAGGGCAGTTCCCTGTACATTTCAATGAATTCACGCAGGAAGTCACGAGAGAGTGTTCTACAATCAGACATTctacaaaacaataaatttgcGAATCAAATTTCATAAACACGGAACTTACCTGGGCACTGAACGCTACTGATGAACGTCGCATAATTTACATCTACACGTTGAGACTTGAGAGCGAATCCCGACAGCCGGCAGAAGTTTTGTGCGTCGTTCTTTTTGAGTGTGCACTCAAACAGGTGACGTTCTTCTGCATACACATTAACGTTTTTGTGTGTACGTTTTTGAATGTGCATACATTAACGCGTCTGTAGAGGCCTTTAATCTTGTCATCTTAAAGGAGATGACGTTAACCAAATATTTATACTTAATTCAGATTTTCTTTAGATTAGTTAATCACAAACAAATACttgtaattaataacttacaaAGCTATCTCAacaaataatcgataatttagTACTTATGATCAATGCACAACAAtctgttattgttattaagataaaatattttatggacacacccaaaaaaaatcatataaaaaccCCAAAATCAACTCAACACCCAATCATTTAACAAACAATCAAAATGAAGCTAACAATTTTAATCGTTATGTGCAGCTTTTCCATCATTTTGGCCAACCCACAACTTCCAACAATAAGTGAAAATCAAGATTGCAACCGTAAGtacttaattaacttttaattaaattaaacttaacaCTTTGATTTTAGCCACAATGCTATTAGTTATAATGCGCAATAAATACAACCCTGGTATTTTCTTAACCGGCCCAAATTGTACTTACGCAagcagaaaaattaaatattccaTTGATGGTGAAGTAAATTACGATGATAGTGGAAATTATCCTCTGTTGGGAGGCTTCCCAATACCCGAAACGATTTCTTGCGATGCTATTATTAAAGCTTCCGTTGTAGCTTTCGATGAGGATGGTGTGCAAATCGGGGAATCCGATATAGCAAATATTCCACCATGtaagaatatatttatttaagtttaattaaatatctaatttatttttttttgggggtTCTCAACTTAAAGGTGAAAAATGTATAGGTAAAAAAGacaatgttttaaatgaatttttaattaactttttattaacattttaggtATTATGCATACACGTTATGATAGCGATAATATGAACATAATTGTTTCAATAACGACTCCCCCAACATCGGATTGTACCgcaaataatttcaaaataaaatgtgttattGATGAAACGATTACTTACACAGATATAAATAATGATGATTTAGGGGGAactgttaaattaaatgagCCATTAACTTGCAAAGCTGAATTATCAATTCTAGCTTACGGTAAAAACGGAAAAGAACTTTGGGAAACCGATTCAACAACTTTAAGAGTAAACggatgttaaaattaattgttcaaatacaaattttgttatataacttattaattactaactttaataaacgatgtaaaataagtttttacttaatatttttataatcaattatatttaatattacacaCCATCTTAAAGAGGGAGGTTTCagctataatttaagatataaatcgtttcctaATTCCTAAAAATCCGGTCAAGgcgttgatttaaaaaaacttaaatttctCTCAATATCAGGTTAAGTGAAAAATTggcattttagtttttaattttttactcaacattttaataatcaatgatatttaatattacacagcatcttaaagaggaagatgtcagctttattttgagatataaatcgtttcctaACTCTTAATAATTCAGTTAAGgcgatgatttaaaaaatcttaaatttttattaattttagattaagttaaaaattggcattttagtttttaattttttattcaacatttGTATAATCAATGATA
This genomic interval carries:
- the LOC111422560 gene encoding synaptosomal-associated protein 29-like, translating into MSRYNSKSTNPFEEDDEIDDETFLKNSRHPQGSFDDELKKLQENRRDIENRTITSTERSIGILRDSEQIGIATAEELARQREQLERTDKRLDEINATLRFSQKHINGIKSVFSSLKNFMSGKSESSPNLQRGESKDVDSPLKETLGNYDRYENHPSTRLHQTEGGGQTQASGSKNISAKLDANLQEMSTSLSRLKGLATNLSFEIDNQNELIDTIATKTDKADVTIQMQNKDMNRILKK
- the LOC111422569 gene encoding synaptosomal-associated protein 29-like, with protein sequence MSPKLKWKYSFEESFEDVDLFNSDLQDSNEYKIKLLEETRHHVQNRIEATMRRTIDLIRESNEMGINTLEEIAREQEQLAQIDKRLEEIKPTAATHRAPIKMIKSVFSGLKNFIWGKSDHLEKYDLEESHNCSLQETLKDYDCFEDYYELSQSEVKDLPLNQIMNKNFCKSTLDAQFEEIRFN
- the LOC111422567 gene encoding uncharacterized protein isoform X1: MKLTILIVMCSFSIILANPQLPTISENQDCNPTMLLVIMRNKYNPGIFLTGPNCTYASRKIKYSIDGEVNYDDSGNYPLLGGFPIPETISCDAIIKASVVAFDEDGVQIGESDIANIPPCEKCIGIMHTRYDSDNMNIIVSITTPPTSDCTANNFKIKCVIDETITYTDINNDDLGGTVKLNEPLTCKAELSILAYGKNGKELWETDSTTLRVNGC
- the LOC111422567 gene encoding uncharacterized protein isoform X2; protein product: MLLVIMRNKYNPGIFLTGPNCTYASRKIKYSIDGEVNYDDSGNYPLLGGFPIPETISCDAIIKASVVAFDEDGVQIGESDIANIPPCEKCIGIMHTRYDSDNMNIIVSITTPPTSDCTANNFKIKCVIDETITYTDINNDDLGGTVKLNEPLTCKAELSILAYGKNGKELWETDSTTLRVNGC